A genomic window from Rhodococcus sp. KBS0724 includes:
- a CDS encoding acyltransferase family protein: protein MPLPTPATTVESPHKPKTRQYREDLNGLRGLAIALVVVFHVWFGKVSGGVDVFLVLSGYFFVGSLVRRAEAGGSLNPLPALKRVFVRLFPPIAAVTFLTAAAALALLPRTRWAGLADELTAVLGFFQNWQLAFTSSDYLAADGSVSPLQHLWSMAVQGQFYLVAISVVLVVASCVSRTRPELLRPTLTLVFGAFAVVSFTYAAVMSGHDQAWNYYDSAARLWEPSVGALAALMLTRWNITRVGAWPLALRTALGIAGLASILLCGFFLDGAEQFPGPWTLVPTTAALALIVSGAGEGDKTWTAQILAHPALSQLGSFAFTLYLVHWPILVFALVVTGRPEAGFVGGTLIIATSLALAYGLRMAVEVPIERNAPARRPILLASVVGAAVIVTGMFGWQAYVGSQSTGQRAADTLDIPTHPGALTLTDGVSAPKASMVPSIFDAPLDLPITTLDGCISDFQQIDIVTCTYGDVTAERTIALAGGSHSEHWITALDELGRSNGFRVDTYLKMGCPLVAGESPDVSDVPDCAPWSSAVLDRLAATTPDFVFTTASRPSPDGPGDVTPEAYVDVWQELEQNGVQVLAIRDTPWLHHDGVPYRAIDCLATATSADHCALPRADMLSDINPAWDAIAELSNVRLLDLSDGVCGPDLCRVVEGNVLLYHDSHHLTASYVRTLEPELGRQLGSATTWW, encoded by the coding sequence ATGCCTTTGCCCACCCCCGCCACCACCGTCGAGTCACCGCACAAACCGAAAACACGGCAGTACCGCGAAGACCTGAACGGGCTTCGGGGACTCGCTATCGCCTTGGTGGTGGTCTTCCATGTGTGGTTCGGCAAGGTGTCCGGCGGGGTCGACGTCTTCCTGGTTCTGTCCGGCTACTTCTTTGTCGGTTCACTGGTTCGCCGCGCCGAGGCCGGTGGCTCCCTCAATCCCCTGCCCGCGCTCAAACGGGTATTTGTCAGACTGTTCCCGCCGATCGCGGCAGTGACGTTCCTGACTGCGGCAGCGGCCCTGGCGCTGTTGCCTCGCACCCGATGGGCCGGCCTCGCCGACGAGCTGACAGCTGTTCTCGGCTTCTTCCAGAATTGGCAGCTTGCATTCACGTCGAGCGACTATTTGGCGGCCGACGGTTCAGTGTCTCCGCTCCAACACCTGTGGTCGATGGCTGTGCAGGGTCAGTTCTATCTGGTGGCCATCTCAGTGGTGCTGGTGGTCGCGTCGTGCGTATCACGCACTCGCCCAGAACTTCTCCGGCCGACACTGACGCTGGTATTCGGCGCATTTGCCGTCGTGTCGTTTACCTATGCCGCAGTGATGTCCGGCCACGATCAAGCCTGGAACTACTACGACTCCGCAGCCCGGCTGTGGGAGCCGTCGGTGGGCGCACTCGCGGCTTTGATGCTGACGCGCTGGAATATCACGCGGGTCGGGGCCTGGCCGCTTGCGCTGAGAACAGCTCTCGGCATCGCCGGACTGGCGTCGATTCTGCTGTGCGGGTTCTTTCTCGACGGCGCCGAGCAATTCCCCGGCCCGTGGACCCTGGTGCCCACCACCGCGGCGCTCGCACTGATCGTCAGCGGGGCAGGCGAAGGCGACAAGACCTGGACCGCACAGATTCTCGCGCACCCCGCCCTCTCGCAGTTGGGTTCCTTCGCCTTCACGCTGTACCTGGTGCACTGGCCGATCCTGGTGTTCGCCCTGGTCGTCACGGGTCGCCCGGAAGCCGGATTTGTCGGCGGGACATTGATTATCGCCACATCACTCGCGCTGGCCTACGGCTTGCGGATGGCTGTCGAGGTACCGATCGAACGCAACGCTCCGGCACGGAGGCCGATCCTGTTGGCGTCCGTGGTTGGTGCCGCGGTCATCGTCACCGGGATGTTCGGTTGGCAGGCCTACGTGGGAAGCCAGAGCACGGGTCAGCGCGCCGCCGATACCCTCGACATCCCCACCCACCCCGGCGCATTGACGTTGACCGACGGCGTCTCGGCCCCGAAAGCGTCGATGGTTCCGTCCATTTTCGATGCGCCACTGGATCTTCCGATAACGACACTCGACGGCTGCATCTCGGATTTCCAGCAGATCGACATCGTGACCTGCACGTACGGCGACGTGACCGCCGAGCGCACGATTGCCCTGGCCGGCGGATCCCATTCCGAACACTGGATCACCGCACTCGACGAACTGGGCCGCAGCAATGGTTTTCGGGTCGACACGTATCTGAAGATGGGTTGTCCACTGGTCGCGGGTGAGAGCCCCGACGTCAGCGACGTACCGGATTGTGCGCCGTGGTCGAGCGCGGTCCTCGACCGACTTGCCGCCACCACACCCGATTTCGTGTTCACCACAGCCAGTCGGCCCAGTCCGGACGGTCCCGGCGACGTGACGCCCGAAGCCTATGTCGACGTGTGGCAGGAGCTGGAGCAGAACGGCGTTCAGGTTCTGGCCATCCGCGATACTCCGTGGCTGCACCACGACGGTGTTCCGTATCGTGCCATCGACTGCCTCGCAACCGCTACCTCAGCGGATCATTGTGCCTTGCCGCGGGCAGACATGCTCAGTGACATCAACCCGGCGTGGGATGCAATTGCGGAGCTGTCCAACGTACGACTACTGGATCTGAGCGACGGCGTCTGCGGCCCCGACCTGTGCCGAGTGGTCGAGGGAAATGTGTTGCTGTACCACGATTCCCACCACCTGACGGCAAGCTACGTCCGTACCTTGGAGCCGGAGCTCGGCCGTCAGTTGGGATCAGCGACAACCTGGTGGTGA
- a CDS encoding ESX secretion-associated protein EspG: MSALDLGIATNTDAFPSVDLTPEEVEYARERLGLDVLPVVLGGTALWGSVSERDAAMHSAATSLTARDLLPGGEIHHGVATALRTLTRPVWELALRSHNQGTLTRVCVAADESLCVEASFNDTSRSLTLSRGLNPADAVVRVLGPSDAMPIAVINAPTDLLSAALNAGPDVDTVGAALTQAGVPPAEAGQLGSAIVTCTSFTEIVGIPRGIGTENLPAGVVSVFNTARGRIVASSSTSADGTQWSSISSGTPQRLRQAVNSLIELLSESPASISR, translated from the coding sequence ATGAGTGCCCTTGATCTCGGAATAGCCACCAACACAGACGCTTTCCCTTCCGTCGACCTGACGCCGGAGGAGGTCGAGTACGCCCGCGAGCGTCTTGGCCTCGATGTGCTCCCGGTGGTGCTCGGTGGCACCGCCCTCTGGGGTTCGGTCAGCGAACGTGATGCCGCAATGCATAGTGCAGCAACATCTTTGACCGCGCGCGATCTCCTCCCCGGTGGCGAGATTCATCATGGCGTTGCCACGGCACTGCGCACCCTGACTCGTCCCGTATGGGAACTTGCGCTCCGCAGCCACAACCAAGGAACACTTACCCGGGTGTGCGTCGCCGCCGACGAATCACTGTGCGTGGAAGCATCTTTCAACGACACAAGCAGATCACTCACACTGAGCAGAGGCCTGAATCCGGCAGATGCGGTTGTGCGCGTACTCGGCCCGTCAGACGCCATGCCGATTGCCGTGATCAACGCACCCACCGACCTGCTGAGCGCCGCACTGAATGCCGGACCCGACGTAGACACCGTCGGCGCCGCTCTGACTCAGGCCGGCGTACCACCCGCCGAGGCGGGTCAACTTGGCAGTGCGATTGTCACCTGTACGTCCTTCACCGAAATTGTCGGCATCCCGCGTGGCATCGGCACCGAGAACCTTCCCGCCGGAGTGGTGTCGGTCTTCAACACCGCTCGTGGCCGAATTGTCGCGTCGTCAAGTACGTCGGCCGACGGCACGCAGTGGAGTTCGATCAGTTCCGGCACACCCCAACGGCTCCGTCAGGCGGTGAATTCGCTGATAGAACTGCTGTCCGAATCACCCGCGTCCATCTCCCGGTAG
- a CDS encoding PPE family protein: protein MVGITGVIWYPRGAAPNSAALIAGAGPVPLSVAGGAWTAVSAGLADTASTVSRVMANLRTGWTGEAADAALAKFKPFEEWAARSSMLAQKTGGKAQVQSATYTVAAIAMPSLPEIAAVESAKLAAYTLGGALTGSAAVAELAAEQLKLRAAAAMETYDSATAPLSVRDEFEPPPSITMSDVTGQGSQRNVTVAEQTVNAFIEPVRTAAAAITSVLSNPAVTAAASHLGAVLGGATSTTTAAATTATAAAGAVSAALGAGGGLGAGATSLLSSPVSAATRTALTGGNSAGRHAAATTAAAATTPVGAQSASAGLSGSSGSSDGQITPRAASGAVNPAISDAIRSDSVRTDAVRATPSSGTGPVASGRHAAADDDTNFHDTPDYLKHFEHFADGRTVITAVIGAAGLDAHL, encoded by the coding sequence ATGGTCGGCATCACCGGCGTCATCTGGTATCCACGCGGCGCAGCACCCAATTCGGCTGCGTTGATCGCCGGCGCGGGCCCAGTCCCACTCAGCGTCGCGGGCGGGGCCTGGACGGCAGTGTCGGCCGGACTCGCAGACACGGCGTCGACGGTCAGCCGAGTGATGGCAAATCTGCGAACCGGCTGGACGGGCGAGGCCGCCGATGCCGCTCTCGCCAAGTTCAAGCCGTTCGAGGAGTGGGCAGCACGCTCTTCCATGCTCGCCCAGAAGACCGGCGGCAAAGCACAGGTTCAGTCGGCGACGTACACCGTCGCGGCTATCGCCATGCCGTCGCTACCGGAAATCGCGGCCGTCGAATCAGCAAAGCTGGCCGCGTACACGCTCGGCGGCGCCCTCACCGGATCGGCTGCGGTGGCTGAACTGGCTGCAGAGCAGCTCAAACTTCGCGCTGCGGCGGCCATGGAAACCTACGATTCCGCTACCGCTCCCCTCTCCGTGCGGGACGAGTTCGAGCCACCGCCGTCCATCACCATGTCCGATGTCACCGGCCAAGGCTCCCAGCGGAATGTCACCGTCGCCGAACAGACCGTCAACGCATTTATCGAGCCGGTCCGCACTGCCGCGGCCGCAATCACCTCCGTGCTCTCCAATCCTGCTGTCACCGCGGCCGCCTCTCATCTCGGCGCCGTATTGGGCGGAGCCACCTCCACAACGACGGCAGCCGCAACAACGGCTACCGCAGCGGCTGGCGCCGTATCGGCGGCCCTCGGCGCAGGCGGCGGACTGGGCGCGGGCGCAACATCACTCCTGAGTTCGCCAGTATCGGCGGCTACCAGGACCGCACTGACCGGGGGCAACAGCGCCGGGCGGCATGCGGCAGCCACCACCGCAGCGGCGGCCACAACACCCGTCGGCGCACAGTCGGCCAGCGCAGGGCTGTCGGGGAGTTCGGGCAGTTCTGACGGCCAGATCACGCCGCGCGCGGCATCGGGAGCAGTGAACCCGGCTATCTCCGACGCCATCCGCTCCGACTCCGTTCGCACCGACGCAGTCCGCGCTACGCCGAGTTCCGGAACCGGCCCCGTCGCCAGTGGTCGCCATGCTGCGGCAGACGACGACACCAATTTCCACGACACCCCCGACTATCTCAAGCACTTCGAGCATTTTGCCGATGGACGCACCGTCATCACCGCGGTGATCGGCGCCGCCGGTCTGGACGCACACCTATGA
- a CDS encoding PE domain-containing protein yields MHVDPHALITAALELEAGAARLRGVVASTKPARQVLPSGSDEVSTSAASSFNSTSESLASSADRAVVELEDAAAALRRYAAVYEFEDNRTQADLASAPI; encoded by the coding sequence ATGCACGTCGATCCTCACGCCCTCATTACCGCTGCACTCGAACTCGAAGCCGGAGCCGCACGGCTGCGCGGAGTCGTCGCGTCCACCAAACCGGCCCGGCAAGTCCTGCCTTCCGGCTCCGACGAAGTGTCCACCAGCGCCGCGAGCAGTTTCAATTCGACGTCCGAGAGCTTGGCATCGTCAGCCGACCGCGCTGTTGTCGAACTCGAGGACGCAGCCGCTGCGCTACGACGCTATGCCGCCGTCTATGAATTCGAGGACAACCGGACGCAGGCGGATCTGGCTTCGGCGCCCATCTGA
- a CDS encoding metallopeptidase family protein has product MTVTMNDDRFEDLVGEALDLIPPELAKAIDNVVVLVEPRDPEEPGLLGLYQGIALTERDSQYGGYLPDTVTIYRDAILDICDSEEEVVHEVAVTVIHEIAHYFGIEEDRLHELGWG; this is encoded by the coding sequence ATGACGGTAACCATGAACGACGACCGGTTCGAAGACCTGGTCGGCGAGGCACTCGATCTCATTCCGCCGGAATTGGCAAAAGCCATCGACAATGTTGTTGTCCTTGTCGAACCTCGTGACCCCGAGGAACCGGGTCTTCTCGGGCTGTACCAGGGCATTGCCCTCACCGAGCGCGATTCTCAGTACGGCGGATACCTGCCGGACACGGTGACCATCTACCGCGACGCGATCCTCGACATCTGCGACTCCGAAGAAGAGGTCGTGCACGAGGTTGCGGTCACGGTCATCCACGAGATCGCTCACTATTTCGGAATCGAAGAGGACCGCCTGCACGAACTCGGGTGGGGTTGA
- a CDS encoding septum formation family protein — translation MMGSMSEDKIEKPSDPAGPTASPGKKTVSANRTRRVLAAVAVGAVVAAIATIAISGGMNSGDKPAATVGGIGSQSTKSVEENAFTSAGAGDCLNWTPATASGGDRTDMSIVSCDTEHRFEVAGPLDLSVFPGAEFGPGSRYPGALRFAELRDEHCTPIVNSYLGSRFDPKGKFSVGLMFPSESSWTSGDRSLRCGLQFSTTTGELLPFTGRVADQDQSNVWDVGTCIGINQNLPTDPVSCANPHAYEVISVIDLGTQFPAGMPSVEDQDAYLEGVCTQAANEYLGTADALRDKTLTLFWDNIALESWLAGSRRVNCSVGKEVDTGGFATITGSAKGEILINGAAPVPPPAAPEGRSVPTPLPGASPPS, via the coding sequence ATGATGGGATCGATGTCTGAAGACAAGATCGAGAAGCCGTCCGATCCGGCGGGCCCGACGGCCTCTCCGGGGAAGAAGACCGTCTCAGCGAACCGCACCAGACGCGTTCTGGCTGCTGTTGCGGTGGGCGCGGTTGTTGCTGCCATCGCGACGATCGCGATTTCCGGCGGCATGAACAGTGGCGACAAGCCGGCTGCCACGGTCGGCGGAATCGGCTCTCAGTCGACCAAATCGGTCGAAGAAAACGCCTTCACGTCTGCCGGTGCGGGCGATTGCCTGAACTGGACGCCCGCGACGGCATCCGGTGGTGATCGCACCGACATGTCCATCGTCTCGTGCGATACCGAGCACCGCTTCGAGGTTGCCGGCCCACTCGATTTGTCGGTGTTCCCGGGCGCGGAGTTCGGCCCGGGATCGCGGTACCCGGGCGCGCTGCGGTTCGCGGAACTGCGCGACGAGCACTGCACTCCGATCGTGAACTCCTACCTCGGCTCGCGGTTCGATCCGAAGGGCAAGTTCAGCGTCGGACTGATGTTCCCGAGCGAATCTTCCTGGACGTCGGGTGACCGTTCGTTGCGCTGTGGCCTGCAGTTCTCGACCACAACCGGCGAACTTCTGCCGTTCACCGGCCGGGTAGCCGATCAGGATCAGTCGAATGTCTGGGACGTCGGAACCTGCATCGGCATCAACCAGAATCTTCCGACCGACCCCGTGAGTTGCGCGAACCCCCACGCGTACGAGGTCATCTCGGTGATCGACCTGGGCACACAGTTTCCCGCCGGTATGCCGTCGGTAGAGGATCAGGACGCCTATCTCGAAGGGGTCTGCACACAGGCCGCCAACGAATACCTGGGTACGGCGGACGCGTTGCGCGACAAGACGCTGACACTGTTCTGGGACAACATCGCCCTGGAAAGCTGGCTGGCCGGCAGCCGGCGCGTCAACTGCTCGGTCGGCAAGGAAGTCGACACGGGCGGGTTCGCGACCATCACCGGCAGCGCCAAAGGCGAGATCCTGATCAACGGTGCGGCTCCGGTCCCGCCGCCAGCCGCACCGGAAGGTCGGTCAGTGCCGACACCGTTGCCCGGCGCGTCCCCGCCGTCGTAA
- a CDS encoding ankyrin repeat domain-containing protein translates to MTEESGLEPEAVELAGRLFDMARTGDAASLASYIDAGIPVDLTNSSGDTLVMLAAYHGHVDAVVALIERGADVNRANDKNQTPLAGAVFKGEDAVVKALVSGGADPRGGHPSAIDAARMFGREDYLSLLES, encoded by the coding sequence ATGACCGAAGAATCCGGGCTCGAACCCGAAGCCGTCGAACTCGCCGGACGTCTCTTCGACATGGCGCGGACCGGCGACGCAGCGTCTCTGGCGTCGTACATCGACGCCGGAATTCCGGTGGATCTGACCAACAGCAGCGGCGACACGCTGGTGATGTTGGCCGCATATCACGGCCACGTTGATGCCGTCGTTGCTCTGATCGAGCGTGGCGCCGACGTCAATCGGGCCAACGACAAGAACCAGACACCTCTTGCCGGTGCCGTCTTCAAGGGTGAGGACGCCGTCGTAAAAGCACTGGTGAGCGGGGGAGCTGACCCACGCGGCGGGCATCCGAGCGCTATCGACGCGGCCCGGATGTTCGGACGCGAGGATTATCTTTCGCTGCTGGAATCCTGA
- the serS gene encoding serine--tRNA ligase, with translation MIDLKFLRENPEIVRESQRTRGEDPGLVDALLEADASRRAAVLTGDNLRAEQKAFGKKVGAASPEERPALLAGSKELAAKVKEAEAAQHEAQAALDAAHRAISNVVQEGAPAGGEDDYIVLETVGDIPSFDFEPKDHLELGESLNLIDMERGAKVSGSRFYFMTGYGAMLQLGLLQLAAQKAIANGFTMMIPPVLVRPEIMAGTGFLGAHSDEIYHLEEDDLYLVGTSEVPMAGYHSGEILELNEGPKRYAGWSSCFRREAGSYGKDTRGIIRVHQFDKVEMFTYCRPEDADAEHQRLLRWERDMLDAMEIPYRVIDVAGGDLGSSAARKFDCEAWVPTQQAYRELTSTSNCTTFQARRLSVRYRDENGKPQTAATLNGTLATTRWIVSILENHQQADGTVRVPAALVPFVGTDVLR, from the coding sequence GTGATTGACCTCAAGTTCCTCCGCGAGAATCCCGAAATCGTCCGCGAGTCGCAGCGCACCCGTGGAGAAGATCCCGGACTGGTCGACGCTCTGCTCGAAGCTGACGCGTCCCGACGCGCCGCTGTGCTGACCGGAGACAACCTCCGCGCCGAGCAAAAGGCGTTCGGCAAGAAGGTCGGAGCGGCATCTCCGGAGGAGCGTCCCGCACTGCTCGCGGGGTCCAAGGAACTTGCCGCCAAGGTCAAGGAAGCCGAAGCCGCGCAGCACGAGGCGCAGGCCGCGCTCGACGCCGCGCATCGCGCGATCTCCAACGTCGTGCAGGAAGGCGCTCCGGCCGGCGGTGAAGACGACTACATCGTCCTCGAGACTGTCGGCGACATTCCGTCGTTCGACTTCGAGCCGAAGGATCACCTCGAGCTTGGTGAGTCGCTGAACCTCATCGACATGGAGCGTGGCGCGAAGGTCTCGGGCTCGCGTTTCTACTTCATGACCGGGTACGGCGCGATGCTTCAGCTCGGCCTGCTGCAGCTCGCCGCGCAGAAGGCGATTGCCAACGGTTTCACGATGATGATCCCGCCGGTGCTCGTGCGTCCCGAGATCATGGCCGGTACCGGCTTCCTCGGCGCTCACTCCGACGAGATCTACCACCTCGAGGAAGACGACCTCTACCTCGTCGGCACCTCCGAGGTTCCGATGGCCGGTTACCACTCGGGTGAAATTCTCGAACTCAACGAAGGCCCGAAGCGCTACGCCGGCTGGTCCTCGTGCTTCCGTCGTGAAGCAGGCAGCTACGGCAAGGACACCCGCGGCATCATCCGCGTCCACCAGTTCGACAAGGTCGAAATGTTTACTTACTGCCGACCGGAGGACGCCGACGCCGAGCATCAGCGTCTCCTGCGCTGGGAGCGGGACATGTTGGACGCCATGGAGATTCCGTACCGCGTTATCGACGTTGCCGGTGGTGACCTCGGTTCCTCGGCCGCCCGTAAGTTCGACTGCGAAGCATGGGTTCCGACGCAGCAGGCGTACCGCGAGCTGACGTCGACGTCCAACTGCACCACGTTCCAGGCGCGACGGTTGAGTGTTCGGTACCGCGACGAGAACGGCAAGCCGCAGACGGCCGCCACCCTCAACGGCACCCTCGCCACGACGCGCTGGATCGTGTCGATCCTCGAAAACCACCAGCAGGCCGACGGCACCGTTCGCGTGCCGGCAGCACTGGTTCCGTTTGTCGGCACGGACGTGCTTCGCTGA
- a CDS encoding Ig-like domain-containing protein, whose product MKNDFKIPDNATFVSAAIVAGTSFNLDLVAPSVIRINDAGSPDAAGPYLRISGNNEVIGNAPNSKNNSEGGIRAPKTKKNLDGTTNANGDSWLRMPAIDVTMVAGPSGVIQPKVRTDGDAANYGNDKNFSTQLAQASVPLFGKQWAATRCSPRDAKGNATLNAGAGPLATITIESAAVDIETTTSLSVPATAITGTAVDLTATVAPSDAVGSVQFKSNGVAIGSPVTVAGGSAVLSHAFDAAGAQSITADFTAGAGFVSSSASAQTVTVSDPAPVDVETTTSLSVPATAITGTAVDLTATVAPSDAVGTVQFKSNGVAIGSPVAVSAGVATLNHAFDAAGAQSITADFTAGAGFVGSSASAQMVTVSDPDPVDVETTTSLSVPATAITGAAVDLTATVAPSDAVGSVQFKSNGVAIGSPVAVSAGVATLNHAFDAAGAQSITADFTAGAGFVSSSASAQTVTVSDPAPVDVETTTSLSVPATAITGAAVDLTATVAPSDAVGSVQFKSNGVAIGSPVAVSAGVATLNHAFDAAGAQSITADFTAGAGFVSSSASAQTVTVSDPAPVEKATKTVLSVQGEAKVGLPVDLFATVSEDPSNDVVPSGGTVQFKIGGVDQGAPVAVVDGVAKLPHVFGAEGTFAVSAVFSGSGVFTSSTAESVDVNVTVPTVSDVESSTSLTAPSSAKVGTSVQLKAVVSSSGATSGTVQFFDGTTPIGMAVDVVGGQAVLSHTFTTTGNHSITAVYSGAQGVTGSTSTASVVNVGNGGGDFGSLGSLSLPFGS is encoded by the coding sequence TTGAAGAACGACTTCAAGATCCCCGACAACGCGACGTTTGTCAGTGCCGCAATTGTTGCCGGCACGTCGTTCAACCTGGACCTTGTTGCGCCAAGCGTAATCCGAATCAACGATGCGGGCAGTCCAGATGCTGCCGGGCCGTACCTGAGGATCTCGGGTAATAACGAGGTGATCGGCAACGCGCCGAATTCGAAGAACAATTCCGAGGGCGGTATCCGTGCGCCCAAGACCAAGAAAAATCTTGACGGGACGACCAACGCGAACGGTGACAGCTGGCTCCGTATGCCGGCAATTGACGTGACGATGGTCGCGGGTCCGTCGGGCGTGATTCAGCCGAAGGTCAGGACAGACGGTGACGCGGCAAATTACGGCAATGACAAGAACTTCAGTACACAGTTGGCTCAGGCCAGTGTGCCGCTCTTTGGCAAGCAATGGGCGGCTACAAGGTGCAGTCCGCGCGATGCAAAGGGAAATGCGACCCTGAACGCGGGCGCAGGTCCGTTGGCCACCATCACTATTGAGTCTGCTGCGGTCGATATCGAGACGACGACGTCACTCTCGGTTCCGGCTACTGCAATTACGGGTACTGCTGTTGATTTGACTGCGACGGTTGCTCCTTCGGATGCTGTTGGCAGCGTGCAGTTCAAGTCGAATGGTGTGGCGATCGGTTCTCCGGTGACTGTTGCCGGTGGGTCTGCTGTGCTGTCGCATGCGTTCGATGCTGCTGGTGCGCAGAGCATTACGGCTGACTTCACTGCCGGTGCAGGGTTTGTGAGTTCGTCGGCGTCGGCTCAGACGGTGACTGTTTCGGATCCGGCTCCGGTGGATGTGGAGACCACGACGTCACTCTCGGTTCCTGCCACGGCGATTACGGGTACGGCTGTTGATTTGACTGCGACGGTTGCTCCTTCGGATGCTGTGGGCACGGTGCAGTTCAAGTCGAATGGTGTGGCGATTGGTTCTCCGGTGGCTGTGTCTGCTGGTGTTGCGACGTTGAATCATGCGTTCGATGCTGCTGGTGCGCAGAGCATTACGGCTGATTTCACTGCCGGTGCAGGGTTTGTCGGTTCCTCGGCGTCGGCTCAGATGGTGACTGTGTCTGATCCGGATCCGGTGGATGTGGAGACGACGACGTCACTCTCGGTTCCTGCTACTGCGATTACGGGTGCGGCGGTTGATTTGACTGCGACGGTTGCGCCTTCGGATGCTGTGGGCAGTGTGCAGTTCAAGTCGAATGGTGTGGCGATTGGTTCTCCGGTGGCTGTGTCTGCTGGTGTTGCGACGTTGAATCATGCGTTCGATGCTGCTGGTGCGCAGAGTATTACGGCTGACTTCACTGCCGGTGCAGGGTTTGTGAGTTCCTCGGCGTCGGCTCAGACGGTGACTGTCTCGGATCCGGCTCCGGTGGATGTGGAGACGACGACGTCACTCTCGGTTCCTGCTACTGCGATTACGGGTGCGGCGGTTGATTTGACTGCGACGGTTGCGCCTTCGGATGCTGTGGGCAGTGTGCAGTTCAAGTCGAATGGTGTGGCGATTGGTTCTCCGGTGGCTGTGTCTGCTGGTGTTGCGACGTTGAATCATGCGTTCGATGCTGCTGGTGCGCAGAGTATTACGGCTGACTTCACCGCGGGTGCAGGGTTTGTGAGTTCCTCGGCGTCGGCTCAGACGGTGACTGTTTCTGATCCGGCTCCGGTGGAGAAGGCAACGAAGACAGTTCTGAGTGTTCAGGGTGAAGCCAAGGTTGGACTCCCCGTGGATCTCTTCGCGACGGTGTCCGAGGATCCCTCGAATGACGTTGTGCCGTCCGGCGGAACTGTTCAGTTCAAGATCGGTGGAGTCGATCAGGGCGCCCCGGTTGCAGTTGTTGACGGAGTTGCCAAGCTGCCGCACGTATTCGGAGCAGAAGGCACCTTTGCAGTCTCGGCCGTATTCAGCGGCTCCGGAGTGTTCACTTCATCCACTGCTGAGTCCGTCGACGTCAATGTGACGGTTCCGACGGTCTCGGATGTCGAGAGCTCGACGTCGTTGACGGCGCCGTCTTCGGCAAAGGTCGGCACCTCGGTGCAGCTGAAGGCTGTGGTCAGTTCTTCCGGCGCGACGTCGGGAACCGTCCAGTTCTTCGACGGAACTACTCCGATCGGAATGGCGGTTGATGTTGTGGGTGGGCAGGCCGTGCTGAGCCACACCTTCACCACGACCGGCAACCATTCGATCACCGCGGTGTACAGCGGAGCCCAGGGCGTTACGGGTTCCACGTCGACCGCATCGGTTGTGAACGTCGGTAACGGGGGCGGTGACTTCGGTTCGCTCGGATCGCTGTCGCTGCCGTTCGGTTCCTGA